In Luteolibacter sp. Y139, a genomic segment contains:
- a CDS encoding ABC transporter substrate-binding protein, with protein sequence MKSTALFALTAAALLAGCNKSGSATSGQLRVAVIPKGTTHIFWKSVEAGAKKAADELNVKMTFVGPQKEDDRSQQIDLVKNQALQNDAIVLAPLDAVALRDVVKEVSAKKPVVIFDSSLADSDGFIASYVATDNRQGGRIAAKALAESIGGKGKVAVLRYAQGSASTEQREEGFLDEIKKFPDIQVASAEQYAGVTASQAQDTATNLITRLAEGGGLSVQGIFTSNQTSTYGMLQALRGKNLAGKVKFVGFDCDATFIDALKKGEMQGSVLQDPLNMGYLGVKTAVAKLKGEKVEAVVDTGATLITPANLEDAKISALIKTQIP encoded by the coding sequence ATGAAATCCACCGCTCTTTTCGCTCTCACCGCTGCCGCGCTGCTCGCCGGTTGCAACAAGTCCGGCAGCGCCACCTCCGGCCAGCTCCGCGTCGCCGTCATCCCGAAAGGGACGACCCACATCTTCTGGAAATCGGTCGAGGCCGGCGCGAAGAAGGCCGCTGACGAGCTCAACGTGAAGATGACCTTCGTGGGCCCGCAGAAGGAGGACGACCGCTCGCAGCAGATCGACCTCGTGAAGAACCAGGCGCTGCAGAACGACGCGATCGTGCTCGCCCCGCTGGATGCCGTGGCGTTGCGCGATGTGGTGAAGGAAGTTTCAGCGAAGAAGCCGGTGGTGATTTTCGATTCCTCGCTGGCTGATAGTGACGGCTTCATCGCCAGCTATGTGGCGACCGACAACCGCCAGGGTGGCCGGATCGCGGCGAAAGCGTTGGCGGAGAGCATCGGGGGCAAGGGCAAGGTGGCGGTGCTCCGCTATGCGCAGGGCAGTGCTTCCACCGAGCAGCGTGAGGAAGGCTTCCTCGATGAGATCAAGAAGTTCCCGGACATCCAGGTGGCCAGCGCCGAGCAGTATGCGGGCGTGACCGCGAGCCAAGCGCAGGACACCGCGACGAATCTGATCACTCGCCTCGCCGAGGGTGGCGGGCTTTCGGTCCAAGGCATCTTCACCAGCAACCAGACCAGCACCTACGGCATGCTTCAGGCGCTGCGTGGCAAGAACCTCGCGGGCAAGGTGAAGTTCGTGGGCTTCGATTGTGATGCGACCTTCATCGATGCGCTGAAGAAGGGCGAGATGCAGGGCAGCGTGCTGCAGGATCCGCTCAACATGGGCTACCTCGGGGTGAAGACCGCCGTGGCCAAGCTCAAGGGTGAGAAGGTTGAGGCCGTGGTGGACACGGGTGCGACGCTCATTACGCCGGCGAACTTGGAAGACGCGAAGATTTCGGCGCTGATCAAGACGCAGATTCCCTGA
- a CDS encoding L-fucose isomerase, whose amino-acid sequence MKLSPFPKVGIRPTIDGRLGGVRESLEERTLQQARAVADLIARELRYPDGSPVECVIADSCIGGVREAAACADKFRRENAGVSLTVTPCWCYGSETMDMDPHVPKAVWGFNGTERPGAVYLAAVLAGHTQKGLPAFGIYGQDVQAASDSEIPADVREKLLNFVRCGLAVAIMRGKSYLSMGGTSMGIAGSVVDPAMWEKWLGMRVEAIDMSEFAGRMRKGWYDPAEYEKALAWVKANCPEGKDYNSPDTTRSRGQIDSEWEDSVKMALIARDLMVGNPRLAEMGLGEQAQGHNAIAAGFQGQRQWTDHFPNGDFLEAILNSSFDWNGKRAPYIVATENDALNGAGMLFGWLLTHTAQIFADLRTYWSSTAIEQASGKNFSHPLVQDGILHLINSGPAALDGTGEQEIGGVPAMKPFWDITDAEVEECLKATIWHPSITEYFPGGGLSTRFRTRGGMPATMIRLNLVDGLGPALQIAEGHTIDLPEDVHDALDQRTNPTWPTTWFAPILNGRGPFRSAYEVMNHWGANHCVMSHGHIGHLYLTLASMLRIPVYMHNVSEERIFRPSAWRAFGTADLESADFRACAQYGPLYGNP is encoded by the coding sequence ATGAAACTCTCGCCCTTTCCCAAGGTGGGCATCCGTCCGACGATCGATGGCCGTCTTGGCGGCGTGCGTGAATCGCTGGAGGAACGCACGCTCCAGCAGGCCCGTGCGGTGGCTGATTTGATCGCCCGCGAGCTGCGTTATCCGGATGGCTCACCGGTCGAGTGCGTCATTGCGGACAGTTGCATCGGTGGGGTGAGGGAGGCGGCGGCGTGCGCGGATAAGTTCCGGCGCGAGAATGCGGGCGTGTCGCTGACGGTGACGCCGTGCTGGTGCTACGGCTCGGAGACGATGGACATGGACCCGCACGTGCCGAAGGCGGTGTGGGGCTTCAACGGGACCGAGCGACCGGGTGCGGTTTATCTGGCGGCGGTGCTGGCCGGGCACACGCAGAAGGGGCTGCCGGCATTCGGCATCTACGGGCAGGATGTGCAGGCGGCGAGTGATTCCGAGATCCCGGCGGATGTGCGGGAGAAGCTTTTGAACTTCGTGCGCTGCGGGCTCGCGGTGGCGATCATGCGGGGGAAGTCGTATCTTTCGATGGGTGGCACCTCGATGGGGATCGCGGGTTCGGTGGTGGATCCGGCGATGTGGGAAAAGTGGCTGGGGATGCGGGTCGAGGCGATCGACATGAGCGAGTTCGCCGGGCGGATGCGGAAGGGCTGGTATGACCCCGCGGAGTATGAAAAGGCGCTGGCGTGGGTGAAGGCGAACTGCCCCGAGGGGAAGGATTACAACTCACCGGATACGACCCGCAGCCGGGGGCAGATCGACAGCGAGTGGGAGGACAGCGTGAAGATGGCTCTGATCGCGCGGGACCTGATGGTGGGGAATCCGCGGCTAGCCGAGATGGGTTTGGGCGAGCAGGCGCAGGGGCACAACGCCATCGCGGCGGGCTTCCAAGGGCAGCGGCAGTGGACGGATCACTTTCCGAACGGCGACTTCCTTGAGGCGATCCTGAATTCGTCCTTCGACTGGAATGGGAAGCGCGCGCCTTACATCGTGGCGACTGAGAACGATGCGCTCAATGGGGCGGGCATGCTGTTCGGCTGGCTGCTCACGCATACGGCGCAGATTTTCGCGGACCTGCGGACGTATTGGAGTTCGACGGCGATTGAGCAGGCGAGCGGCAAGAACTTCAGTCATCCGCTGGTGCAGGATGGCATCCTTCACCTGATCAATTCCGGTCCGGCGGCGCTGGATGGGACTGGTGAGCAAGAGATTGGCGGGGTACCGGCGATGAAGCCGTTTTGGGACATCACTGATGCGGAGGTGGAGGAGTGCCTCAAGGCGACGATCTGGCATCCCTCGATCACCGAGTATTTCCCCGGCGGCGGGCTGAGCACCCGGTTCCGCACGCGCGGTGGCATGCCGGCGACGATGATCCGGCTGAACCTGGTGGATGGCCTTGGTCCGGCGCTCCAGATCGCGGAGGGGCACACGATCGATTTGCCGGAAGATGTGCATGACGCGCTCGACCAGCGGACCAACCCAACTTGGCCAACCACTTGGTTCGCACCGATTCTTAATGGCCGGGGTCCTTTCCGTAGCGCCTATGAGGTGATGAACCATTGGGGCGCGAACCACTGCGTGATGAGTCACGGCCACATCGGCCACCTTTACCTGACTCTGGCCTCAATGCTGCGGATCCCGGTCTACATGCACAATGTCAGCGAGGAGCGGATTTTCCGCCCGAGCGCATGGCGAGCCTTTGGCACTGCTGACTTGGAAAGTGCGGATTTCCGTGCATGTGCGCAGTACGGACCGCTGTATGGAAACCCCTAA
- a CDS encoding AraC family transcriptional regulator: MSPTDPNVNPATFMSRQVESSRVFFYDEPEPGDFEVKCGGFERCRPDYRIDRTDFPWYVIEFVHGGKGKVVLNGVETPLRSGDFFLYGPGIEHHIKTDPDKLLLKYFVGFWGPAAEEFLERYELKMGVVSHCLKSEPIRRAFDTLIDRGSRNSKYSRPICTAIIQQLLLMCREDAVDAGSTETRAFATFSRVKQCIEQNYLDLGTLEAVAKACDLDAPYLCRLFSRFHDESPYQFLTRLRMQHAASLLLEGSSSVKEVAAACGFPDPFHFSRVFKSVHRVPPSRFRDAMHDKLPR; this comes from the coding sequence GTGAGCCCGACCGATCCCAATGTGAACCCCGCGACTTTCATGTCGAGGCAGGTCGAGTCCTCGCGGGTCTTCTTCTACGACGAACCGGAGCCCGGCGATTTCGAGGTGAAGTGCGGCGGCTTCGAGCGCTGCCGTCCTGATTACCGCATCGATCGCACGGACTTTCCATGGTACGTCATCGAATTCGTCCACGGAGGCAAAGGGAAGGTCGTGCTGAATGGCGTCGAAACCCCGCTACGCTCCGGCGACTTCTTCCTCTACGGCCCCGGCATCGAGCACCACATCAAGACCGACCCCGACAAGCTGCTGCTGAAGTACTTCGTCGGTTTCTGGGGACCCGCCGCGGAGGAATTCTTGGAGCGCTACGAACTCAAAATGGGCGTGGTCTCCCACTGCCTGAAGTCCGAGCCGATCCGTCGCGCCTTCGACACCCTGATCGACCGCGGCTCGCGGAACTCGAAATACTCGCGCCCGATCTGCACCGCCATCATCCAGCAGCTCCTGCTAATGTGCCGCGAGGATGCCGTCGACGCCGGCAGCACCGAGACCCGCGCCTTCGCCACCTTCAGCCGCGTGAAGCAGTGCATCGAGCAGAACTACCTCGACCTCGGCACCCTCGAAGCCGTCGCCAAGGCCTGCGACCTCGACGCCCCCTACCTCTGCCGACTCTTCTCCCGCTTCCACGACGAAAGCCCCTACCAATTCCTCACCCGCCTGCGCATGCAGCACGCCGCCTCCCTCCTCCTCGAAGGCAGCAGCTCGGTGAAGGAAGTCGCCGCCGCCTGCGGCTTCCCCGACCCCTTCCACTTCTCGCGCGTCTTCAAATCCGTCCACCGCGTCCCCCCCTCCCGCTTCCGCGACGCCATGCACGACAAGCTCCCGCGCTGA
- a CDS encoding class II aldolase/adducin family protein gives MSPAEELVQLSRELGREDRHLAILGEGNTSHDLGDGTFLVKASGTSLGTLSTDGLSRVSHEKVDALLSREDITEQEIEDGLVACLADPAHKKPSVETFLHSLCLREPGVKWTGHTHTTSVLGILASKHGAQPFLRHVCPDAIVVCGRHVLTIPYINPGLDLARAVRDGLARFRAEHGRPPKVILMENHGPVALGSSSKEVLNIMLMLDKWARVLLGTFAAGGPNFLPEEEAAKIDSRLDEAYRRKMIEAKA, from the coding sequence ATGTCTCCCGCCGAAGAACTCGTCCAACTGTCCCGCGAACTCGGTCGCGAGGACCGCCACCTCGCCATCCTCGGCGAAGGCAATACCTCCCACGACCTCGGCGACGGCACCTTTCTCGTCAAAGCCTCCGGCACCTCCCTCGGCACGCTTTCCACCGATGGACTCTCGCGCGTCTCCCACGAGAAAGTCGACGCCCTCCTCTCCCGCGAAGACATCACCGAGCAGGAAATCGAAGACGGCCTCGTCGCCTGCCTCGCCGACCCGGCTCACAAGAAACCCTCGGTCGAAACCTTCCTCCACTCGCTCTGCCTCCGCGAACCCGGCGTGAAATGGACCGGCCACACCCACACCACCTCGGTGCTGGGCATCCTCGCCAGCAAGCACGGAGCACAACCCTTCCTCCGCCACGTCTGCCCGGACGCCATCGTCGTCTGCGGCCGCCACGTCCTGACCATCCCCTACATCAATCCCGGCCTCGACCTCGCCCGCGCTGTCCGCGATGGCCTCGCCAGATTCCGCGCCGAACACGGCAGGCCGCCAAAGGTCATCCTCATGGAAAACCACGGCCCCGTCGCCCTCGGCTCCAGCAGCAAGGAAGTCCTGAACATCATGCTGATGCTCGACAAATGGGCCCGCGTCCTCCTCGGCACCTTCGCCGCCGGCGGCCCGAATTTCCTCCCCGAAGAAGAAGCCGCGAAAATCGACAGCCGCCTCGACGAGGCCTACCGGCGGAAGATGATCGAGGCAAAGGCCTGA
- the carB gene encoding carbamoyl-phosphate synthase large subunit encodes MPKDTSIRKILVIGSGPIVIGQGCEFDYSGVQACKALREEGYEVVLVNSNPATIMTDPEFAHRTYIEPITPEVVEKIIIREKPDALLPTLGGQTALNTSMSLHKAGVLEKHNVRMIGAKPEAIDKGEDRQLFKEAMIRIGLDMPRSGIAHTMEEARKVAEEIGTFPLIIRPAFTLGGQGGGIAYNREEYEEIIFRGLDLSPVSEVLIDESLLGWKEFEMEVMRDKADNCVVICSIENIDPMGVHTGDSITVAPIQTLTDREYQIMRDASFAVIREIGVETGGSNIQFAIDPKTGRMIVIEMNPRVSRSSALASKATGFPIAKIAAKLAVGYTLGELPNDITRETPASFEPTIDYVVTKVPRFTFEKFPTANQVLTTSMKSVGEAMSIGRTFKESMQKALRSLETGRWGFGFDKKDVHGATREEIETKLAVPNAERIFWLQTAFLNGWTIDEVFETTAIDPWFLHHLKEIADEGKNLATLDLKDAKRLGFSDRQIAMARAHSPAIHDASIHGEKDQPAGAPPRAEPEGAVVDIPTEDTVRAERKARGIIPTYRLVDTCAAEFEAYTPYFYSTYGDENEARDSDKKKIIILGGGPNRIGQGIEFDYCCVHAAFALKELGYETIMVNSNPETVSTDYDTSDKLFFEPLTLEDVLNICDQEKPDGVIVQFGGQTPLNLAADLKRHGVPIIGTSPESIELAEDRKHFSALLDKIGLKQAEAGTAVSEDEAAAIAKRIGYPVLVRPSFVLGGRAMMIVYEENELRRYMREAVDVSPDRPVLVDRFLEAATEVDVDCISDGTMSVVGAIMEHIEQAGIHSGDSACCIPAHSLSDEIKSEITRAAKELARELNVKGLMNIQFAVKDEQLYVIEVNPRASRTVPFVSKATGVPLAKYAAQIMVGKTLTELGFTETVIPTHFSVKEAVFPWNRFPGIDIVLGPEMRSTGEVMGIDADWGMAYAKAQTSSFNPLPTKGNVFLSISDRDKPAAMEVARELVALGFEIYATGGTCDRLQAESIPCHRLYKLSEGRRPHIIDMMKNRDIHFIINTPSGHSAREDEVKIRSGAVANKISYCTNMAAARASVKAIRSLKEQEMTVKSIQEYH; translated from the coding sequence ATGCCCAAAGATACCTCGATCCGCAAAATTCTCGTCATCGGCTCCGGTCCCATCGTCATCGGCCAAGGCTGCGAATTCGACTATTCCGGGGTCCAGGCCTGCAAGGCGCTGCGTGAGGAAGGCTACGAGGTGGTGCTGGTGAACTCCAATCCGGCCACGATCATGACCGATCCGGAGTTCGCCCACCGGACCTACATCGAGCCGATCACGCCGGAAGTGGTGGAAAAGATCATCATCCGCGAGAAGCCGGATGCCCTGCTCCCAACCCTCGGCGGCCAGACGGCGCTGAATACCTCGATGTCCCTTCACAAGGCCGGCGTGCTGGAAAAGCACAACGTCCGGATGATCGGCGCGAAGCCGGAAGCGATCGACAAGGGCGAGGACCGCCAGCTTTTCAAGGAGGCCATGATCCGGATCGGCCTCGATATGCCTCGCTCCGGCATCGCCCACACGATGGAGGAAGCCAGGAAAGTGGCCGAGGAGATCGGAACCTTCCCGCTCATCATCCGTCCCGCCTTCACCCTCGGCGGCCAAGGCGGCGGCATCGCCTACAACCGCGAGGAATACGAGGAAATCATCTTCCGCGGCCTCGACCTGTCCCCCGTTTCCGAAGTCCTCATCGATGAATCCCTTCTCGGCTGGAAGGAATTCGAAATGGAGGTCATGCGCGACAAGGCCGACAACTGCGTGGTCATCTGCTCGATCGAGAACATCGACCCTATGGGCGTCCACACCGGTGACTCGATCACCGTCGCGCCCATCCAGACGCTGACCGACCGCGAGTATCAGATCATGCGCGATGCCTCTTTCGCGGTCATCCGCGAGATCGGCGTGGAAACCGGCGGATCTAACATCCAGTTCGCCATCGACCCGAAGACCGGCCGCATGATCGTGATCGAGATGAACCCGCGCGTGTCGCGCTCGTCCGCTCTCGCCTCGAAGGCCACCGGCTTCCCGATCGCCAAGATCGCCGCCAAGCTCGCCGTCGGCTACACGCTCGGCGAACTGCCAAACGACATCACCCGCGAGACCCCGGCCTCCTTTGAGCCGACCATCGACTACGTGGTCACCAAGGTCCCGCGCTTCACCTTCGAGAAGTTCCCGACCGCCAATCAGGTCCTGACCACTTCCATGAAGTCGGTCGGCGAGGCCATGTCGATCGGCCGCACCTTCAAGGAGTCGATGCAGAAGGCGCTCCGCTCGCTCGAGACCGGCCGCTGGGGCTTCGGCTTCGACAAGAAGGATGTCCACGGCGCCACCCGCGAGGAGATCGAAACCAAGCTCGCCGTGCCGAATGCCGAGCGCATCTTCTGGCTGCAGACCGCTTTCCTCAACGGCTGGACCATCGATGAGGTCTTCGAAACGACCGCCATCGACCCATGGTTCCTCCATCACCTCAAGGAGATCGCCGACGAGGGCAAGAACCTCGCCACGCTCGACCTGAAGGATGCCAAGCGTCTCGGCTTCTCCGACCGCCAGATCGCCATGGCCCGCGCGCATTCGCCAGCCATCCATGACGCCTCCATCCACGGCGAAAAGGATCAGCCCGCCGGAGCGCCACCGCGCGCCGAGCCCGAGGGTGCCGTGGTCGACATCCCGACCGAGGACACCGTCCGCGCCGAACGCAAGGCCCGCGGCATCATCCCGACCTATCGCCTCGTTGATACCTGCGCCGCGGAGTTCGAGGCCTACACGCCTTACTTCTACTCCACCTATGGCGACGAAAACGAAGCCCGCGACAGCGACAAGAAGAAGATCATCATCCTCGGTGGCGGCCCGAACCGCATCGGCCAAGGCATCGAGTTCGACTACTGCTGCGTCCACGCCGCCTTCGCCCTGAAGGAACTCGGCTACGAGACCATCATGGTGAACTCGAACCCCGAGACCGTCTCCACCGACTACGACACCTCGGACAAGCTGTTCTTCGAGCCGCTCACGCTCGAGGACGTGCTCAATATCTGCGACCAGGAAAAACCGGACGGCGTGATCGTCCAGTTCGGTGGCCAGACGCCGCTCAACCTCGCCGCCGATCTCAAGCGCCACGGCGTGCCGATCATCGGCACCTCGCCGGAAAGCATCGAGCTCGCCGAAGACCGCAAGCACTTCTCCGCGCTGCTCGACAAGATCGGCCTCAAGCAAGCCGAAGCCGGCACCGCCGTTTCGGAAGATGAAGCCGCCGCCATCGCCAAGCGCATCGGCTACCCGGTCCTCGTCCGCCCGTCCTTCGTCCTCGGCGGTCGCGCCATGATGATCGTCTATGAGGAAAACGAGCTGCGCAGGTACATGCGCGAAGCCGTCGATGTCTCGCCGGACCGCCCGGTGCTCGTCGACCGCTTCCTCGAAGCCGCCACCGAAGTGGACGTCGACTGCATTTCCGATGGTACGATGTCCGTCGTAGGTGCGATCATGGAGCACATCGAGCAGGCCGGCATTCACTCCGGCGACTCTGCTTGCTGTATCCCCGCTCACTCGCTCTCCGACGAGATCAAGTCCGAGATCACCCGCGCCGCGAAGGAACTCGCCCGCGAGTTGAACGTGAAGGGCCTGATGAACATCCAGTTCGCCGTGAAGGACGAGCAACTCTACGTCATCGAGGTCAACCCGCGTGCTTCCCGCACCGTACCCTTCGTCAGCAAGGCCACCGGCGTCCCACTCGCGAAGTATGCCGCACAGATCATGGTCGGCAAGACCCTCACCGAGCTCGGCTTCACCGAGACCGTCATCCCGACTCACTTCTCCGTGAAGGAAGCCGTCTTCCCGTGGAACCGCTTCCCCGGCATCGACATCGTCCTCGGCCCCGAGATGCGCTCGACCGGTGAGGTCATGGGCATCGACGCCGACTGGGGCATGGCCTACGCCAAGGCCCAGACCAGCTCCTTCAACCCGCTCCCGACCAAGGGCAATGTCTTCCTCTCCATCTCCGACCGCGACAAGCCGGCCGCGATGGAAGTCGCCCGCGAACTCGTCGCCCTCGGCTTCGAGATCTACGCCACCGGCGGCACCTGCGATCGCCTGCAAGCCGAGAGCATCCCCTGCCATCGCCTCTACAAGCTCAGCGAAGGCCGCCGCCCGCACATCATCGACATGATGAAGAACCGCGACATCCACTTCATCATCAACACCCCCAGCGGACACTCCGCCCGCGAGGACGAAGTGAAGATCCGCAGCGGCGCCGTCGCGAACAAGATCTCCTACTGCACCAACATGGCCGCCGCCCGCGCGTCCGTGAAAGCGATCCGTTCGCTGAAGGAACAGGAGATGACGGTGAAGAGCATCCAAGAGTATCATTGA
- a CDS encoding ThuA domain-containing protein: MLKNSRFLFVALGCVAAATLAFVTPSLAEPAKAEAVVKKKIVFVAGVPSHGPGEHEHRAGCMLLAEDLNKSGLPVEAVVVTDGWPKDESVFDGAAAVVFYADGGDGHPAIKHLPKLRQIADAGTGIGCIHYAVEIPKGEPGNAFLDLIGGYFEGGWSVNPEWDASFKPAKHEISRGIGDFKIRDEWYYHMRFREKMDEVTPILSDLPGPETLSRPDGFHSGNPEVRKAVLERKEPQHVMWAFEHEAKGGKVRAFGFSGGHFHKNWQNDDHRGIVLNAIAWIAKVEVPEKGVPSKTPTDEEMKANLDKK; the protein is encoded by the coding sequence ATGCTGAAAAACTCGCGTTTCTTGTTTGTCGCCCTCGGCTGCGTGGCCGCGGCTACCCTTGCATTTGTGACCCCGAGCCTGGCTGAGCCTGCAAAGGCTGAGGCTGTGGTGAAAAAGAAAATCGTCTTCGTGGCGGGAGTTCCGAGCCATGGGCCGGGTGAGCACGAGCATCGCGCCGGGTGCATGCTATTGGCCGAGGACTTGAACAAGAGCGGGCTGCCGGTGGAGGCGGTGGTGGTGACTGATGGCTGGCCGAAGGACGAGTCGGTCTTCGATGGGGCTGCGGCGGTGGTGTTTTATGCGGATGGCGGTGACGGTCATCCGGCGATCAAGCATTTGCCGAAGCTCCGGCAGATTGCGGATGCGGGCACGGGGATTGGTTGCATTCACTACGCCGTGGAGATCCCGAAGGGGGAGCCGGGGAATGCCTTCCTTGATTTGATCGGTGGGTATTTCGAAGGTGGCTGGTCGGTGAATCCGGAGTGGGATGCGTCCTTCAAGCCAGCGAAACATGAGATCAGCCGCGGGATCGGTGACTTCAAGATTCGCGACGAGTGGTACTACCACATGCGCTTCCGTGAGAAGATGGATGAGGTGACGCCGATCCTCAGTGACTTGCCTGGGCCGGAGACCTTGTCGCGGCCGGATGGGTTTCATTCGGGCAATCCGGAGGTGCGCAAGGCCGTGTTAGAGCGCAAGGAGCCGCAGCATGTAATGTGGGCGTTCGAGCACGAGGCGAAGGGTGGGAAGGTGCGTGCCTTTGGGTTTTCCGGCGGGCACTTTCACAAGAACTGGCAGAATGATGATCACCGGGGGATCGTGCTCAATGCGATCGCTTGGATTGCGAAGGTGGAGGTACCGGAGAAGGGAGTGCCGAGCAAGACGCCGACGGATGAGGAGATGAAGGCGAATTTGGATAAGAAGTAA
- a CDS encoding rhodanese-like domain-containing protein has translation MKSLVAVGVVLIAACQDKAPAPVTAVPPVAAKPSAAPAKPATPAVKAGKLTVMSMATFFPRQQAGTVLIYDARPGFVAGFGEIPGSISWPRHEFDKRLSQSETEMRAAKAAGKPVVIYCTDAGCPDARAVAEKVAAKGYDVAILEGGFAAWKEAGLPTE, from the coding sequence ATGAAATCGCTCGTCGCCGTTGGCGTCGTCCTTATCGCTGCTTGTCAGGACAAAGCACCGGCACCCGTGACGGCGGTGCCGCCGGTTGCCGCGAAGCCGTCGGCGGCTCCCGCCAAGCCCGCGACACCTGCCGTGAAGGCCGGCAAGCTGACGGTGATGAGCATGGCGACCTTCTTTCCTCGGCAGCAGGCGGGTACGGTCCTCATCTACGATGCGCGGCCGGGATTCGTCGCGGGTTTCGGAGAGATTCCCGGGTCGATCTCATGGCCGCGGCATGAGTTCGACAAACGTCTTTCCCAGAGCGAGACCGAGATGCGGGCGGCGAAGGCGGCGGGGAAGCCGGTGGTGATTTATTGCACGGATGCCGGGTGCCCGGACGCGCGTGCGGTGGCGGAGAAGGTGGCCGCGAAGGGTTATGACGTGGCGATTCTCGAGGGCGGGTTCGCGGCTTGGAAAGAGGCTGGGTTGCCGACGGAGTGA